gaaaaaaagagcgtttgattaaaactaaaacaaatatgggtatataaataacactttacaataaggttcaattaattttagttcatgtattaactaaaatgaattatcaatgaacaatacatgtattacagtttttttttcatctttgttaatgctaATGAAAATATAGTCGTtcactgttagttcatgttaattcatagttcattaactaatgttaacaagcacaacttttgatttgaataatgcattagtaacgaactaagattaataaatgctgtattgttcattcttatttcatgttaactaaagtagttaactgaGTCATTCCACGAAACCGGTACAATTTGAGTCCCTCTGACCTTTTTAGGTGTATTTTATCTATCGGGTCaccaaaatctattttaaaaatctttttgtaTTAATTGAAATGTTTCCTTTAATAAGGTTTAAAAACatgacatacattttatctatagatgaaatttttctttgttttttaaataaattaacaaagatTTCAAACAAACTTCTTTCACATTGTCATTATGGGGTATTGTTTTTAGAATTCTGTAGAAAATCATTTAATCCATTTTGGAACAAGGTTGTAACAACAAAATGTGGTAAAAATGAAACACTGTGAATGATTTCTGGATGCATTGTACAGGGGTGTTGAATGTTGGTGGCAAACCATGTGCTTCTCCATGTGGAGATCTTGAAAGAGGTGTGGGCCAGATATTGAATGCCACACAAGTTTTATTTTGATGACCTATTCGGTCAGTTTATAATCTTCTAATGTATactatgttattgttgtttttcctGCAGTGAGGTTAATAAAACTCAGTTCAATTGCAATTTATATATGTCGTCTTCCTTAGTCAAACAATAAAATACAGTGTTTATAGAAAATCTTATGgtaagtttttgtaaaaaaaaacatctatttatATGTCAAGCTGTATTTGTCTCTTCAACCCTGTTACCCTAGTCTCAACAATGTCACACCTAAATTTGTAAGTTTATGAAAAAGTAATTTACTGTTTGTTGAACTCAGTCTGAAATGTTCAGAGCAATCACAAGAATACTGATTTTAGTTCAAATTCTGAAGTTAGCCCACTTCTTTGTTCAAAAATTATGAGGTTGCCATCACAAAAAATGTGATTTCAGGCTTTTGTATAGCAAAAGTGTGAGATTTTATGTAACTTTTACATTTGCAAATACTGAAATAGTGTGAAGGACATCTGATTAATAGGAAAATGTTGATTtcattaaaagtacattttattatcatattcagagagtagggatgcactgattctggtgtgtaaagacacagaaaacgcgaagcaaccGCCACGCAACTGACactcagcagaaacgccacgttcacgccacgcagccagtgtgtcaccggccttagaatcagctgcagggcgggatttgcgctgaactcggagacttccgccacttaatatgtttgtttggaaacacaaaaatgtatatgttccacaAACaatgtgtttcattcatccaattaaaacattttagggtaatgattcacatctatatttttttacttgagacaatttttttttttaataggatgaatgaaacactttgcatctttgttttattcacaccaacattatttgattttaacattttggaataatgtatttatatagcatacttttatttggTCTCACCTGATATCTGtgccatctatgtttgtattgaatgtaggctacttactgtgcagttactgctgttaatttcagatgcttagggttattgttttcaatagccaaaagccagtttggccaattaaataccaaataaacatcttttttatGCACACGTTCCTTCTTTCttatttgttgcttaaagatttaaaaaaaatcggaaatcggtatcgtagtcggccagtttgcttgtaaaaaaatcggtatcagtatcggccatgaaaaatcatgatcgtgcatccctatcaGAGAGCTCCTATAGTGTCCATAACGGGGTTGAAGACTTATAGTGCCCATATCTTAAAATAATGACCAATAATAATAGGGATTCAATGCCTGAGGTGggaaaaatatgtttttcaggAAGTTAAGTATGTTATTAATGCTGTGGGGATTTctgaaaagtaatattttttggtaaaaaatctaaacatttaccGGTTTTACCGTACCGGTTTCGTGGAATGATTCAACTAAGTAAAGATAattgagggaagtcgtggcctagtggttagagagtttgattcctaaccctagggttgtgggttttgAATCtctggccggcaataccacgactcaggtgcccttgagcagggcattgaacccccaactgctccccgggcgccgctgcataaatggctgcccactgctccgggtgtgtgttcacagtgtgtgtgttcactgctgtgtgtgtgcactttggatgggttaaatgcagagcacaaattctgagaatgggtcaccatacttggctgaatgtcacgtcacttttttttttatgttaactaacaaaccttactgtaaagtgttacccaaatatGTATGCCAATGGGCTCAGAAAAATCTGCTTATTTCATAGGGAAAACgagttttcatcaatttaatatttgctcgttttaaacataaatgttgttaaattcatGGTTCATAGACatttttaccaatacatttttgCTTTATATGTGCGCACAGAAAACCATTGTGGAGCGCGCAACTaccaaatggtttaaaaaaacttaaaaagatGAACAAATGATACAGGCAAGTGACAATTCTATCAACTGTCTAGAAACGTGAGCGAAAATCTCGTATCGCGACGTGCAGCGGCTCTTGTGAAAATGCGCTGATATGAAGCCGTTTTGTGAGTGATAAGAGTCATGCTGTTTCTATATGACTAATTCGATCTGATATTCTATGTGTTTATTTACATCTAACCTACatgctacataaaaaaaaacgtttgtggGAATTTCCCGCATTATAAACTCGAAACCTGTGGGAATGAGTGAAACTCACACCGAAATTCAGGacctgaataaaaaatatattttattgcacaGAGATTCGTGAAATAAACTTCCATGACTTTTCcaaaaacatatacatttttcaaaaccgTTTCCAGGCCTGGAAATTGCCATTTTGAAAATCCATGACTTTTCCATGTTTTTCACGACCGTATACGAACcctgtttaatatttgtcagAAAACGCCaaaaaaatctcaatttaaagatatttagtgtaacactaatgagctgatggtatttcagccatctgttccatattaatgaatcctggctctctaacacattctgcactcaaaagACCAGAAtgtgagtaaacaaggaccttcgttttacaacatcttccaacataattcaccatttggggtgccgcgatgtcggcaacatcctggcgtgggtgacagttattacacctattGAGACTGTCCAGGGATACCAGCGCGAGcctcaaagaagaaacaaaacacccacattcctaaacacacacacaaacctttctttacgctctttatgtaagtacttaataatatgtattttgaataggtttgcgtgttgcataaaatggttaatcctgttatgcgaggattataaattgctgacttgtaaattggaaatgtttctcctaattttaatgttctcaaatagaatcatgagttgtaaccctaaccccctgaccaggtcgtaaaactttatgacctaactgacagaacagcaaagccagatcactggtacatttttaaaacgtatttctaAACATATTGACTGTGTTGCCTTTGGAGGCATTGGAGTATAatgtttatcgtgtgttaatcaaactttaaatgcgtgtaattctgcatatgaatgtaacgtcgtgtttctttcagttatatatgttattttttggtatctgtttaatcgtcatgctttgacagactcacttatataaaggaaattaatgaaaaatgtattaatctgggattacgaacttgctagaatatcactgctgaaatctgatatgccataacttattagagtgggtggttccccagagacaaaggaacgtttttcccgcttcagatcgcggacgttcattggttgttcacgcaaacagaggcgtgaaacagtcaagccataagaactgaaaccaggaagttcctccctgttcttgctcttcttcgctctcttgtccctgtctggtctctctcagcacggcggctgagagaacagccgttctcatggctccttcgggagctttcatctccgttgttttcatttcttttacttactaagttcctctctacacgaggaagacgaattctgaatcattacgtttgttggacctttcaaatatcgcgcgattccgcagcagccccggaagacacgaaagaacacgcctagctacaaaggaccacgcacacacgcacgctggtctggcgagtcacaaagagaccacatacaagtatcattctctatggagatttaaatgctgcttaaagtttgtctattaccttttcaaggtgatttgattcgttgttgtctttcaagggttactgtctgtgagtttgcataacggagcgcgtaattctgtgatcgcgcctaattctctcacctctctctctcatttggattccgttatgtcttgtacaaagttactgtctgtattgtcgtatgcgtatttactctgtgtgatttgtagtttgatatattattagttcaattattaaaaaccaatatatattcatgattgcctctgtctaaaacgctcacatcacgagtcaatgaaatgtctgatctttagctacaagctctttactttttagtaaccgaaatttcataatgataggataatgttttcatggccagagaatatttttccttgaattataagaagtgataactttattgaaagttgataagttaatcttacggccgtttgctgggcaaaccactgtttgatttgcggtaatttacagtaagagatatcactataattgatatgaagaatggaatattgacatattaatgagtaaattacagtgccttgtaatgagttattgatatatacaattgacctatttttcatcttcaataattttaatgtaactgtcatatgagatatatatattaatcatattcctgattaattattaaaattccctatatatcatttgagttaattataatgtacaacccagtgcggctacattaGATATTTGTATTAGGAAAAACATACTGAgggtaaatatttattatttgcagaacatgcaacatttaatggtAGCATTTTAAAAATTCCTGGATCAATTCAAGACCTTTGAGGAAGGATGAATCAAGACCCGCAAAAACCTCACATCCAGATCCAgacaaataataattcaaaagctGTGGGAATGCAGACTCCAAATACACAAAAGTGAATTCTTATTCAGCTTCTCATCAGTCTGACTGGTCAATATTGGCTTCACTGCAGAAGTAACATAACAAATGACATGCTGGAGTCTAATGACACTTAATGGTCCAACAACCTTACATATAAATCATCAGCCACACGTTTCCTTCTATTACTCAACAGTAAGACATCAGTTTATATTTGATCAGGAGGTAAAACACTCCATTGGCTGAATGCTTCCCTTTCAACGCGCAAAATAATAACATAGTAACGTTATAATCTAACAAAGTCACGCTTTTAAATGCAATCTACACCCATCCCCCAAGATCCTACAACTTCTGCTGCCATGTGAATGAATGCCTCTCTGCTGAATTTGTTCGTAACCTGCTAATGCTTGCATAAAGAATGCAACGATAAGAGAAAATATCTTGACATCCTTGTCAGTTGTTGCATGCACAACAGGTAATGCGTGTTTATGCAGGGGCGATAAAGGCGTGCGCGCGCCTTTCCCTCCGGTTTTTGACAGCCCCGGTGTTCCGCCTCAAGCAACCGAACGAATGATCACAGATGCATACTTTTAATAATCATACCTCACTTTCAACGACATCGTGATACGCAGGCGGAGGATCGAACCCTCCGGTGCCCGTGCGCCCGCTGTTCTCGCCGTCTCCGCTGAGGCCGGAGCCCGGGGAAGGGCCGCTTTCCATCGGCTCGTAGCCGTATCCGAGTCCCGGGCTTTCGTTGGTGAGCAGCGCGACAGCCTCGTTGATGTCGTTTTTGGCCAGGCGCAGGGCTTTCCGGATGGCCACCGGGTCTGGGAAGCCCATGCATAACAGCGTGGTCATGTGCTGTTCCTCCTCGGTCTCCATCATGGAAGTGTGTCGATGATCCGGGCTTCAGTAAGGGGGCACATAGCACAGGCATCCGGCTGTGCACGCCGCCATGTTTACAGTCGGAGGTGCTGCTGGTATCCTGTCACGATGGATTCCCGTCACGGGCAGCGGGCTGAGAGAGGGCCACGCCAGGCCTGTGAAGCACGCGACTCCAATGCCTCGCTAGGTGGGTGTAGACGGAAATACTTTTcaaaataaaggtaaaataacTCAATATTGTGTGGGTTTGAATTGTAGTGAATTTAATGTAATGTGAAATTAATTATCTCGACTGTACAATATATAGTCTGTcaccattataaaatatataaaaattataaaataaaagtgctgtcatgattaattgcatccaaaataaatttttagtttacataatactgtgtatatttattatgtataaatacacgaacacacacacacacacatattatgtaaacaaacaaaaaaagtttttttttgataGAATTATATATATCACCAAATTTAGAATCCACACAAAAAGACAAAAGCGCATAATTCCGAGTACTAATCTAATTTCGaatgaatcattattttgaaatgcacTCGGCAGAAAATACATATCACAGAAGCTCATTGTTCTTTGCTTCACTCTTTTTAAATTGGCAGAGTTTTCACGCAGCCCCACCCATATCTGCATATCAAACATGTGTTTTTGACctataattaattaatgataCACCTTTATGTTTCACATTCTGTATTTAGGAACTGTATCTGATATGCATgtcataaataaaattacatacaaAAGAAGTAAGAGTAACAAATTTGGttactttttaattgttttcacaTGTTCTCGTAAACGCTTCATAAATAAGTCGTCTTATATTAGCTTCGCTtcaccagattaaaaaaaaactattccgtTTAATTTCACTGCATAAGAAAAAAAGCTGTTGCTGTTTTCAtactttatacagtctatggaaaAAAACGGAAACGAGGAGTCACGTGAAACTGGTTCTGGTCATGTGATCATGTAAGCTGAAGATGGCAGCTACGGGGGAGGAGGCCGCAGTGATGGACAACATCTGCACAACACCCGCTCCTCCGACCGACCTCAAGCTCACAGCCGAGCCCGAGCACCGGAGACACGAGCCCGCAAACGATGCGACAGAGAACCCAAAAGCCAAAAGACCCAGTAATAACAGTAAGCAGCTTTTGTAAATAAACCAGCCTGTGTGCAAGTCACTGCAACTTCATCTGTAGTAGAGATTCTCTCAGCTTTCCAGTGCAGCTGTTGCAATGTCAGGTTGTGTTTGTCGCTTATTTTTGAGCTAATGCAACCGGTTTTGGGTGTTTGACTTGTTCTGTTTCCAAAGAGAATGATGCTTTTGTCTACATTTGTTTCTAGACTGTGTGTCTGTCTTAAAACCCAGTTAACTGTCTACCTAGATTGCACTCTGGGCATCAAATACATTTAGAGCTTAAAAATTCTGCCTAGGTAGGCAGCTcgctagtttttttgttttgtaaaagtgTCTGCTGTCTGTAACAGATGACGGAGGAGTGGAGACGGCAGAGGAGGCCACTGAACCCGCTCAACCTGATATCAATGAGCTCTGCAGAGACATGTTTGACAAAATGGCAGTTTTCTTACAGGGAGAGCTCACCGGTAATGATAATAGAAGAACCATGAatatatgtctctctctctctttcaatttATATGCAACTTTGTGTGTAATATTTTTTCCGTTTACTCAGCAACCTGTGAGGACTACAAGCTTCTAGAGAGCATGAACAAACTCACCAGTCTGAAGTACATGGAAATGAAGGACATATCCATCAACATCAGCCGCAATCTACAAGATCTCAATCAGAAATGTGAGAAACATGGCAGTAATATATAAAATCAACCAGTGTATGTTGTTAAAATGACATTAAGCTTTTTTCTTCAGCCAGATTGTCTTATCACAGTGTTCAAAGTACACTTGTGTTTATTAACATTACTGTTATCATTGCatatgcatattatttttgtGACTTGCATATACGGATTGCTTTAATTATGTGCTATTTTTTTGCTCTAGATGCCAGTTTGCAGCCTTATCTGGATCAGATTAACCAGATCGAAGAGCAGGTTACGGCTTTGGAACAGGCTGCTTATAAACTAGACACATATTCTAAGAAACTAGGTGAGTTCAAAGAACTCTGTGAAAAATACTGGGagctatttttactgttttattatttgcttttagATGTTTTATATTTACTTTGATTGAAATTGATGAAGGACACCATTAGGTTTGCCTGGACTATGAATTATTTTGATTGAACCTACCGTAAACCCACTGTACAGAAAACAAAAGGCGAGTTGATTATGACAATAGTGTGTAACAGTGATggtgtatttttgtaggccaacgcAATGTTTGCATCATCCTGATTCCTTTGACAAAAACCCAGAAAGATTTTTCCACTGgtgtttggattattgcagaCAATATGCAACTACTTTAATTATCATTTTACTTTTGCAGTTTAATTGAAATCAAATAATTTCTGATTTACAAATCTTAATTGCGAAGAACttcctgtattttttttaataattataaatatattgacCGGCATTCAGAACCAGCTTATGATATTTCAAGTTTTGGGCttataatttaatgaaatcatttgtttgtttatatgtagAGCTTTAGACATTTATAGCAATACTCATATTATGTGTAAGATATCAAGAAATGCATAGACTGGACCTCTTGAAAATGAAATACGCTCGAATCAATCACTGAACAGTTGATTAAATTGACGTTAGGTGGCGCTATTAGAGCAAAATTGATGCTAGCGTTCCTCTTTTGTTATAACGGTGAGctcattttttttagattaatataaCATGCAAATGTGTAACTAAATCACTCAGTTATTTTGTATTTCACTTGTGCAATTActtctgtttgtgtgtttactCTCAGAGGCCAAGTTTAAGAAACTGGAGAAACGGTGAAAGTGACCAGGAACTCCTTCAAAGTAGTCATCGTCAAAATATATCTGGAAATCTCAGAGTTTGTGTTTGTTGTATGCACCAAACAATCTTCAGACCGATATCACACACACTATGGCAGTATCATAGTCTCTCTAGGTTATGGATTGTGCCTTAAGTAACCTAAGGTAGATAATAATGAATGCTCAATTATTGACCCCTACACGCTGCACAGGGCAGGAGCGTGTCATGCTTGCAGACCAACTCCTGaattcaaaatacacatttaagatTCAAAAAGGCATGAATATAGATAAAGCTGTACACTGTATTTAAAATGGCTTGTTACAGTATATGTTGTTAAAGATGATTTACCCactattttgtatgtttttgcagTCAAAATCttaaccaaaatataaaaaataaaaatggagaaaaaaagtgtGAAGTGAATGTTATTGAGTCAAAAACGAAAaagtgtttaagcataaaaaagtgaaatactgctttaaactgttgtagccccccccccccccccccaaaaaaatgtaaaaagttttctgttttatttaattgcaattttgtttttctgagcaaaaaaataaatatcatacattttcccATGATTTATGGAAGACacccagtaaaatgtcattcagtgtaacaatcttgTCGGACATCTTAATGTCTTTGACCCTATTACATATTTTAGTATAGTGCAGTTAACaaacatttctcacattttctTCCTTAACATTTTATACTGCTGCTTTTGTGCAATTATGATGAATTGCAGCTGCTGTTAAATGTTACTGATATGTTACTGGTATGGTCATGCAAAAGtaagatttatatatatgtgtgtgtgtgtttatttttacaatatctATGAAATACTGTTTCATACCTCTCTTCACGTCCACCAGAGGGCAGACGAAGCCCAAACATGTTCTGACTCGACCTTTAACCTGAATTTGACTATAAGCCACAGTGATAGATCAGAGCCATGTATGGTGAGGCGCTCATCCATAGTGGCCAATGTATCATATGTTCAGGCTCCAAAGTCAGTATACCGAAATAATCAGCACGGGGCTGTTTCATGCACTTTAAAGACAGTATGATGGTCCGTAACCATTACTGTACTGACTTACATCTAATAACTGAAATACTGTCCTATAGTGTCATATTCAATATGAAACATGTAACCGCATGCAATTTGATATCAGTTAATTGACGTATTTGTAATTTTCATAATCTGAAATCGTCTAAAAGAACAAACCAAATGTATGTCTCTTTCTGGCTTTAATTCtgaccacacacatacacttgcTGTTTATACATCACGATGATATTCACACTCTCCCTCGATATATTTGCTCTTTAAACCTAAACACGCTTGACACATAAACACAACACTGAGCCAGTATAAAGTATTAAAGTCTCTACTCCCTGATAGCAggttttctttatcttttaaagAATGATAAGCTATCCTTCACGTTACTGTTATGCAACTAAcagaagtacttttttttttattatgcacttGTTTGGTGCTAGGCCTGATGTTTCCTTGGCCAAGTCTTTTCTTTTTCCACAAACTGTTAGTGCTTTGTCTTTTTAACCTCTGAAACTGGTTTAAATCTGTCAAAGAACTACTGTTTCTTCTATAGCAGGTGGTTACCCTATGATAGCTGTAGTTCTGTAGTTTCCACTAcggaaaagaagaaaaacaattctcacaattcagactttttttctgagaACTAAGAGTCTGCATTTGTggcttttttcctctgaattgtgagatatcagTTCTGAGGGAAAAGATAGAATTCTgagataattatttaattataattgtggaaacatttattataatggaatattaatatattaattccatataaattatagaatattTCTTATATTTCTTATAGATTATAAAAGTATGTATCGAAGTATAAAgacatgattttttttgtgcCCTCTCGTAATCAAAAAcctaaatattaataatcaaaaaatgaTTAAAGTTCACCTCTTTCGAATATTATCAGTTCTGAAGTTACTCATCTATTCCTCAGAGATCAGTTTACTGGAAATGTGTATATCGTTGGCAGAGGGGTGTATggaaatattttttgtgtaagTAATCGCCTCACAGACATCTAATGCTATGCTGTGTGTATGTTGTGTATACAGTAATTACATCCTGGAATGCTGCTTGTAACTGTCACTTAAAAGCAAAGGAAAAGTAACTGAGCACAATGACTCATTACTCAATTCTTCCCCATGGTCCATAGGGTTTTCTGACAGATTTATGCTGTAAGTGGACTTCAGTGATGAGAGATGCTCATTGGTTAGTTCCTCAACCCCAGGGTCTACGTTTCTCCACTGTTAATATGTAAAACAAGTTTAGATTAGTAAGATTCAAACACAGAGCGTGTCTTTTACAAACTTCTGGCGTACATCTATGATTCACAGTCACGTTCTATCATGAGTTGCTCTGTTTGTTGGCCGAACTGGGTGCTACACGCTCCTGAATAGTTTTAACATTGCGGGGCAAATGCCGGTCAGAGCAGCAGAGGTCGTGGATACATCCATTTGCATGCATGTGGATAAAGTGCTTAATGACagtttttgactaaaacttggcTGATTATGAGCCCCTGTTCGAGTAGGTAATTAGTGTTGAGTTGCACTGATGTTCTAGTTAATGTAAAGCCTCCAGGGCTTTTAAGTCCACTAACCTGTTCTAACCTATGCACATTGAATTACTTCCAACTCTGGGTTTCTGGCATTATTCGGGACCagcacattgaaaaaaaaaaacctgtatgttATACACATACGATATTATGACAGGTAGAACCTTTCAGTGAGTTATTAAATTAATCACTTCTAAGGACAgtcacttgctgtcacctacaGTCATAACAACGTAACCTGCAAAAAGAGCAACTTAAAGTTACATTGTAACAGACGTAGAGACAGATTCttcaaaaagagagaaaaaagtagGGTGGGGACTTGATTCTGTTCATCAATTACTGATTGGATAGAGGGAGATCTCAAGCATGAAAAATTGCAGTTAGTTGTAAATAGATGTGAAGGATCAAGTTCAATGCCAAATCCTAATGTGCTTTCTACTATCTGTATGAAATATACCataacactgaaaaaaagaaagaaaagaggatTATTTCACTCAAAACATTTGCAGAGGCCAGCCTAAATTCTGTGTCTAAACTATCTTCAGTGAAAGAAAATGGCAATATGTCTAAAAGAAGAGGATCTCTGTTGTACAGTAAATGACTGATTGCCCGATTCCACCACAGAAAACACATTAGCGCACCACAAATGTGACATGCATGAACTCCTTCAACCTCAATAGATTTGTTCACTGTTGGGTTCAGAACAAACACAGAGCTCGTAAAGCCATGCGGAGTTCACAAATCATTCAGAATCAGTATTCCTATTATGGGACACTTTATAGAAGAAGTGGCGAAAGACGAAGAGTAAACATTTTTCACATTAGGCAgccatttttatcagtttacctatttgcaaaaatgtgaaagtaaaaaatgttgtgtatgtcttatatttaataatgcacaaaataatgtttgtATCAGTTGTTTCAAAAACTGACCAGGGTTGTGAAAACGGAAGAAGTTTATTACATTAAAGACAACCAAACTGTGACCACTCAATGGCTTCTGCATACAATATAATACAAGCAACCAAATATTTTGGTTGTTGTGTACTTAGACATTTGGTTCCCTGTGCCAGCGTATGACTCACCATCCGACAGTTGTGTTTAATTTAGGACATGTATGTGTTCCTTTCATCAAATATAGACCATGGCCTTGAACCCCCTTGTGATAAAGAAGTGTGCATCTTAAAAGAAT
The genomic region above belongs to Carassius carassius chromosome 18, fCarCar2.1, whole genome shotgun sequence and contains:
- the LOC132092625 gene encoding biogenesis of lysosome-related organelles complex-1 subunit 2-like — encoded protein: MAATGEEAAVMDNICTTPAPPTDLKLTAEPEHRRHEPANDATENPKAKRPSNNNDGGVETAEEATEPAQPDINELCRDMFDKMAVFLQGELTATCEDYKLLESMNKLTSLKYMEMKDISINISRNLQDLNQKYASLQPYLDQINQIEEQVTALEQAAYKLDTYSKKLEAKFKKLEKR